A DNA window from Methylobacterium sp. NMS14P contains the following coding sequences:
- a CDS encoding efflux RND transporter permease subunit, translated as MNLSKFFIDRPIFAGVLSMLIFIGGLLSLFAMPISEYPDVVPPSVVVRATFPGANPKVIVETVATPIEEQINGVEGMLYMSSQATTDGIMTLTVTFRLGTDPDKAQQLVQNRVSQAEPRLPAVVRQLGIVTVKSSPDLTMVVHLVSPNGRYDMTYLRNYAVLNIKDRLARLDGVGQVQLFGSGDYAMRIWLDPQKVAEHGLSAGDVVREIQAQNVEAAAGVIGASPAVPGLDLQLSLNAEGRLNSEEQFGDIVVKTGADGAITRLRDVARIELGASDYALRSLLDNKSAVAIPISQSPGSNAIQISDEVRRTMAEIKRSMPEGVDYQIVYDPTQFVRASIEAVIHTLLEAIALVVLVVILFLQTWRASIIPLLAVPVSIVGTFAVMHVFGFSINALSLFGLVLAIGIVVDDAIVVVENVERNIESGLSPRDASYQAMREVSGPIIAIALVLVAVFVPLAFISGLTGQFYKQFALTIAISTVISAINSLTLSPALSALLLKDHHAPKDRLTRVLDRLLGWFFRRFNRAFGQASDGYGRGVGFAVSRKAVMMVLYVLLVGLTVGLFRQIPGGFVPGQDKQYLVGFAQLPDGATLDRTEDVIRRMSEIALKEPGVESAVAFPGLSINGFTNSSNSGIVFSTLKPFDERKDPSLNGAAIAQSLNKKYAAIPEAFIAMFPPPPVNGLGTIGGFKLQIEDRAGLGYEALNDATKAFMAKAAQAPELVGLFSSFQMNVPQLFADIDRTKARQLNIPVTDVFDTLQIYLGSLYVNDFNKFGRTYSVRVQADAPFRARSDDVGLLKVRAGSGEMVPLSALLRVRQSAGPERAMRYNGFLSADINAGAAPGYSSGQAQAAATRIAAETLPRGFAFEWTDLTYQEFIAGNSGIWVFPLALLLVFLVLAAQYESLALPLAILLIVPMGLLAAMFGVWLSAGDNNVFTQIGLIVLVGLSAKNAILIVEFARELEFAGRTPLQAAIEASRLRLRPILMTSMAFIMGVLPLVTATGAGSEMRRAMGVAVFSGMIGVTAFGLFLTPVFYVLLRRLSGNRPLKHHGAAAPVPTPVSVSGSAPADRGIPSAAPLPQA; from the coding sequence ATGAATCTCTCCAAGTTCTTCATCGACCGCCCGATCTTCGCGGGCGTGCTCTCGATGCTCATCTTCATCGGCGGCCTGCTCTCGCTCTTCGCGATGCCGATCTCCGAGTACCCCGACGTGGTGCCGCCCTCCGTCGTCGTCCGCGCGACCTTCCCGGGCGCCAACCCCAAGGTCATCGTCGAGACCGTGGCGACACCGATCGAGGAGCAGATCAACGGCGTCGAGGGCATGCTCTACATGTCGAGCCAGGCCACGACCGACGGCATCATGACGCTGACCGTCACGTTCCGGCTGGGCACCGACCCCGACAAGGCGCAGCAGCTCGTCCAGAACCGGGTCTCGCAGGCCGAGCCGCGGCTACCGGCGGTGGTGCGCCAGCTCGGCATCGTCACGGTCAAGAGCTCCCCCGACCTGACCATGGTCGTGCATCTCGTCTCGCCCAACGGGCGCTACGACATGACCTACCTGCGCAACTACGCGGTGCTGAACATCAAGGACCGCCTGGCCCGCCTCGACGGCGTCGGCCAGGTCCAGCTCTTCGGCTCCGGCGACTACGCGATGCGGATCTGGCTCGACCCGCAGAAGGTGGCCGAGCACGGCCTGTCCGCGGGCGACGTGGTGCGCGAGATCCAGGCCCAGAACGTCGAGGCCGCGGCCGGCGTCATCGGCGCGTCGCCGGCCGTCCCGGGCCTCGACCTGCAGCTCTCGCTCAACGCCGAGGGGCGCCTGAACAGCGAGGAGCAGTTCGGCGACATCGTGGTCAAGACCGGCGCCGACGGCGCGATCACGCGCCTGCGCGACGTGGCGCGCATCGAGCTCGGCGCCTCCGACTACGCCCTGCGCTCGCTCCTCGACAACAAGTCGGCGGTGGCGATCCCGATCTCCCAGTCGCCGGGCTCGAACGCGATCCAGATCTCGGACGAGGTCCGCCGCACCATGGCGGAGATCAAGCGCAGCATGCCGGAGGGTGTCGACTACCAGATCGTCTACGACCCGACGCAGTTCGTCCGCGCCTCCATCGAGGCGGTGATCCACACCCTGCTGGAGGCCATCGCCCTCGTCGTGCTGGTGGTGATCCTGTTCCTGCAGACGTGGCGGGCCTCGATCATCCCGCTCCTCGCCGTGCCGGTCTCGATCGTCGGCACCTTCGCGGTGATGCACGTCTTCGGATTCTCGATCAACGCGCTGAGCCTGTTCGGCCTCGTGCTGGCCATCGGCATCGTCGTCGACGACGCGATCGTCGTGGTCGAGAACGTCGAGCGCAACATCGAGAGCGGCCTGTCCCCGCGGGACGCCAGCTACCAGGCCATGCGGGAGGTCTCGGGCCCGATCATCGCCATCGCCCTCGTGCTGGTGGCGGTCTTCGTTCCCCTGGCCTTCATCAGCGGCCTGACGGGCCAGTTCTACAAGCAGTTCGCCCTGACCATCGCGATCTCGACGGTGATCTCGGCGATCAACTCGCTCACCCTCTCGCCGGCGCTGTCGGCGCTGCTGCTGAAGGATCACCACGCGCCGAAGGACCGCCTCACCCGCGTCCTGGACCGGCTCCTCGGCTGGTTCTTTCGCCGGTTCAACCGAGCCTTCGGGCAGGCCTCGGACGGCTACGGCCGCGGCGTCGGCTTCGCGGTGTCGCGCAAGGCCGTGATGATGGTCCTCTACGTCCTGCTCGTCGGACTGACCGTCGGCCTGTTCCGCCAGATCCCGGGCGGCTTCGTGCCCGGTCAGGACAAGCAGTACCTCGTGGGTTTCGCGCAGCTGCCCGACGGCGCGACCCTCGACCGGACGGAGGATGTCATCCGCCGCATGAGCGAGATCGCCCTCAAGGAGCCCGGCGTCGAGAGCGCCGTCGCCTTCCCGGGCCTGTCGATCAACGGCTTCACCAACAGCTCCAACTCGGGAATCGTGTTCTCGACGCTGAAGCCGTTCGACGAGCGCAAGGACCCGTCGCTCAACGGGGCGGCGATCGCGCAATCGCTGAACAAGAAGTACGCCGCGATTCCCGAGGCCTTCATCGCGATGTTCCCGCCGCCGCCGGTCAACGGCCTCGGGACGATCGGCGGCTTCAAGCTGCAGATCGAGGACCGCGCCGGCCTCGGCTACGAGGCGCTGAACGACGCCACCAAGGCGTTCATGGCCAAGGCCGCGCAGGCGCCGGAGCTCGTCGGGCTGTTCTCGAGCTTCCAGATGAACGTGCCGCAGCTCTTCGCCGACATCGACCGGACGAAGGCCCGCCAGCTCAACATCCCGGTGACGGACGTCTTCGACACGCTGCAGATCTATCTCGGCTCGCTCTACGTCAACGACTTCAACAAGTTCGGCCGCACCTACTCGGTGCGCGTCCAGGCCGACGCTCCTTTCCGGGCCCGGTCGGACGATGTCGGCCTGCTGAAGGTCCGGGCCGGTTCCGGCGAGATGGTGCCGCTCTCCGCCCTGCTGCGTGTCCGCCAGAGCGCCGGACCTGAGCGCGCGATGCGCTACAACGGCTTCCTGTCCGCCGACATCAACGCGGGCGCGGCGCCCGGCTACTCGTCGGGGCAGGCCCAGGCGGCGGCGACGCGGATCGCGGCCGAGACGCTGCCGCGGGGCTTCGCGTTCGAGTGGACGGATCTCACCTACCAGGAGTTCATCGCGGGCAATTCCGGGATCTGGGTCTTCCCCCTGGCGCTGCTCCTGGTCTTCCTCGTGCTCGCCGCGCAGTACGAGAGCCTCGCCCTGCCGCTCGCGATCCTGCTGATCGTGCCGATGGGCCTGCTCGCCGCCATGTTCGGCGTCTGGCTGTCCGCCGGCGACAACAACGTCTTCACGCAGATCGGCCTGATCGTGCTCGTCGGCCTCTCGGCCAAGAACGCCATCCTGATCGTGGAATTCGCGCGCGAGCTCGAATTCGCGGGTCGGACCCCGCTCCAGGCGGCGATCGAGGCGAGCCGCCTCCGGCTGCGGCCGATCCTGATGACGTCGATGGCGTTCATCATGGGCGTGTTGCCGCTGGTGACAGCGACCGGCGCCGGATCGGAGATGCGCCGCGCGATGGGCGTCGCGGTGTTCTCCGGGATGATCGGCGTGACCGCCTTCGGCCTGTTCCTGACTCCGGTCTTCTACGTGCTGCTGCGTCGCCTGAGCGGCAACAGGCCCCTGAAGCATCACGGCGCCGCCGCGCCGGTCCCGACGCCGGTGTCGGTGTCGGGCTCCGCGCCGGCCGATCGAGGGATCCCGTCAGCCGCGCCGCTGCCACAGGCCTGA
- a CDS encoding efflux RND transporter periplasmic adaptor subunit — translation MLESFVEPQRHPSPGRSRVRRVAAGGLAIALLAGAAYALIPGTLIQGTVAVAATPPAEAAMPASVATVEPRDVILWDEFSGRLEAVDRIDVRARVGGAILATHFAEGELVKAGDLLVTIDPAPYAAEVQRLEAQLAGAEARVGMTTSDLERGQKLSDQHIVTARDLDVRANAFKEAKASLDAAKAALAAARLNLGYTQVRAAVGGRVGRREITPGNLVATGAGAAVLTTLVSVDPVYASFDADEGVVLKALASVAEPGGRRGKLDRIPVEMATADGARAAGHLQFIDNKVDARSGTVRVRATFSNGDGRLIPGQFARMRLGQAAPERLVLVDERAVGTDQDKKFVLAVGPDNRAEFRAVTLGRAVDGLRVVTSGLSGGERIVVNGLQRVRPGTLLHPEPVAMGARPQDTASGTRKLAQR, via the coding sequence ATGTTGGAGTCGTTCGTGGAACCTCAGCGTCATCCTTCTCCAGGTCGCTCTCGTGTCCGGCGCGTCGCCGCCGGTGGCCTCGCCATCGCACTTCTGGCCGGCGCCGCCTACGCCCTCATACCCGGCACCCTGATCCAGGGAACCGTGGCCGTCGCCGCGACGCCCCCCGCCGAGGCGGCGATGCCGGCTTCGGTCGCGACCGTCGAGCCGCGCGACGTCATCCTCTGGGACGAGTTCTCGGGGCGTCTCGAGGCCGTCGACCGCATCGACGTCCGTGCCCGGGTCGGCGGGGCGATCCTGGCCACGCATTTCGCCGAGGGCGAGCTGGTCAAGGCCGGGGACCTGCTGGTGACCATCGATCCCGCGCCCTACGCGGCCGAGGTCCAGAGGCTCGAGGCCCAGCTCGCGGGCGCCGAGGCGCGGGTCGGCATGACAACGAGCGATCTCGAGCGCGGGCAGAAGCTGTCGGACCAGCACATCGTCACGGCGCGCGACCTCGACGTCCGGGCCAACGCGTTCAAGGAGGCCAAAGCGAGCCTCGACGCGGCGAAGGCGGCGCTTGCGGCGGCGCGCCTGAACCTCGGCTACACGCAGGTCCGGGCCGCCGTCGGCGGCCGCGTCGGCCGTCGCGAGATCACCCCGGGCAACCTCGTGGCGACGGGCGCGGGGGCCGCCGTGCTCACCACGCTGGTCTCGGTCGATCCCGTCTACGCCAGCTTCGACGCCGACGAGGGCGTGGTCCTGAAGGCGCTGGCCTCGGTCGCCGAGCCGGGCGGCCGGCGCGGCAAGCTCGACCGCATCCCCGTAGAGATGGCGACCGCCGACGGCGCGCGCGCGGCCGGGCATCTCCAGTTCATCGACAACAAGGTCGACGCGCGCAGCGGCACGGTCCGGGTGCGCGCGACCTTCTCCAACGGCGACGGCCGCCTGATCCCGGGCCAGTTCGCCCGGATGCGCCTCGGCCAGGCCGCGCCGGAACGCCTCGTCCTCGTCGACGAGCGGGCCGTCGGCACCGATCAGGACAAGAAGTTCGTGCTCGCGGTGGGGCCGGACAACCGGGCCGAATTCCGAGCCGTCACCCTCGGCCGGGCCGTCGACGGGCTGCGCGTCGTGACCTCCGGCCTGTCGGGCGGCGAGCGCATCGTGGTCAACGGCCTGCAGCGCGTCCGTCCCGGCACGCTCCTGCACCCCGAACCCGTGGCGATGGGAGCGCGGCCGCAGGACACGGCGTCCGGGACGCGCAAGCTCGCCCAGCGCTGA
- a CDS encoding TetR/AcrR family transcriptional regulator has translation MVMGRPRSFDTDKALDEAMEVFWRHGYDGASLAMLTKAMGIKPPSLYAAFGSKEGLLKAALDRYAQRRSEHMRFVLAGETARDVAERFLSSIAESHTDPANPPGCLLVQGGLACGAGSENIPFELASRRALSEMELRERFVRARQDGDLPADADPVALARFLSTVASGMGVLASSGADREALREVARVSLRAFARGQDA, from the coding sequence ATGGTGATGGGGCGCCCCCGGTCCTTCGACACGGACAAGGCCCTCGACGAGGCGATGGAGGTGTTCTGGCGCCACGGCTACGACGGCGCGAGCCTCGCCATGCTGACGAAGGCGATGGGCATCAAGCCGCCGAGCCTCTACGCGGCCTTCGGCAGCAAGGAGGGGCTGCTCAAGGCGGCCCTCGACCGCTACGCGCAGCGGCGCTCCGAGCACATGCGCTTCGTCCTGGCGGGCGAGACCGCGCGGGACGTGGCCGAGCGCTTCCTGAGCAGCATCGCCGAGAGCCACACCGATCCGGCGAACCCGCCCGGCTGTCTCCTGGTCCAGGGCGGGCTGGCCTGCGGCGCGGGTTCGGAGAACATCCCGTTCGAGCTCGCATCCCGGCGGGCCCTGAGCGAGATGGAACTCCGCGAGCGCTTCGTCCGGGCCCGGCAGGACGGTGACCTCCCGGCGGACGCCGATCCGGTCGCCCTGGCGCGATTCCTGTCGACCGTCGCGTCCGGCATGGGCGTGCTGGCCTCATCGGGCGCCGACCGCGAGGCGCTGCGGGAGGTCGCGCGCGTCTCACTTCGGGCCTTCGCGAGGGGACAGGACGCCTGA
- a CDS encoding PAS domain-containing protein yields the protein MADPFRFLPPGGLTGAEIRASDWAETPLGPPDAWPPALRSALGLMLSCPTAMFLAWGPDLLCFYNDAYRPILGYRLATALGRPFREVWASIWDEIAPLVEATLAGESQTLTDVMLDLSRDGRSEQGWWSFTYSPVLDDAGAISGLFCVTAETTGRVLGEARLRESEDHFRHTVELNPQVPWTCDPQGNITSYSKRWLDLTGQAPGEPDGSGWTRALHPDDLPWTITVFTQCLASGAPVDVDYRIRVARTGTYRWMRARAQPRRAEDGAIVRWYGVVEDIHDRKLAEDRLREMNATLERRVAEALAQRKLWADVFETTDALVGALDAEYRFLAVNAAYADEFEAIYGLRPAVGASLLDLLSGHPEQRAAAQAVWSRALAGEEFTVAEAFGDPGRRRPSYELKFTALRDARGRRIGAFQYAQDISERLRHQEQLARAEESLRHAQRMEAVGQLTGGVAHDFNNLLTIIRSSVEFLRRPNLAEERRARYLEAVSDTVDRAARLTSQLLAFARRQPLAPEVFDVGARLSGVADMLNAVTGARVRIVTEISDTRCHVRADPSQFETALVNLAVNARDAMDGAGTLTLRLTCGSALPPIRGHAGAPGPFAAVAVTDEGPGVAPDLLGRIFEPFFTTKAVGKGTGLGLSQVIGFTKQSGGDVEVVSHVGRGATFTLYLPEVDPPPPATDDEAVRDAPTSEERALCVLVVEDNLEVGRFCTQLLEDLGHATVWAHNAEAALAEMEKVPFRFDAVFSDVVMPGMGGVELARRLRADHPELPVILTTGYSDALARDDAHGFELVRKPYSAEQVARALREVLARRRSGSINRSGVRERAR from the coding sequence GTGGCTGATCCGTTCAGGTTCCTGCCGCCCGGCGGTCTGACCGGGGCGGAGATCCGCGCGAGCGACTGGGCGGAAACGCCGCTCGGGCCGCCCGACGCGTGGCCGCCGGCCCTGCGCAGTGCGCTCGGCCTGATGCTGTCCTGCCCCACCGCGATGTTCCTGGCCTGGGGACCGGACCTGCTCTGCTTCTACAACGACGCCTACCGGCCGATCCTCGGCTACCGCCTCGCCACCGCCCTCGGCCGCCCGTTCCGCGAGGTCTGGGCCAGCATCTGGGACGAGATCGCGCCCCTGGTGGAGGCGACCCTGGCCGGCGAGAGCCAGACCCTGACCGACGTCATGCTCGACCTGTCGCGGGACGGCCGGTCCGAGCAGGGCTGGTGGTCCTTCACCTACTCGCCGGTGCTGGACGATGCCGGCGCGATCAGCGGCCTGTTCTGCGTCACCGCCGAGACCACGGGCCGCGTCCTCGGCGAGGCGCGGCTGCGGGAGAGCGAGGATCACTTCCGCCACACGGTTGAGCTCAACCCGCAGGTGCCCTGGACCTGCGACCCGCAGGGCAACATCACCTCCTACTCCAAGCGCTGGCTCGACCTGACGGGACAGGCGCCCGGCGAGCCGGACGGGTCGGGCTGGACCAGGGCGCTGCACCCGGACGACCTGCCCTGGACCATCACGGTGTTCACGCAGTGCCTCGCCTCGGGCGCGCCGGTGGACGTCGATTACCGCATCCGCGTCGCGCGGACCGGGACGTACCGGTGGATGCGCGCCCGCGCGCAGCCGCGCCGGGCCGAGGACGGCGCCATCGTCCGCTGGTACGGCGTGGTCGAGGACATCCACGACCGCAAGCTCGCCGAGGACCGGCTGCGCGAGATGAACGCCACCCTGGAGCGGCGCGTGGCGGAGGCGCTCGCCCAGCGCAAGCTCTGGGCGGACGTGTTCGAGACCACCGACGCGCTCGTGGGCGCGCTGGATGCAGAGTACCGCTTCCTCGCCGTGAACGCGGCCTACGCGGACGAGTTCGAGGCGATCTACGGCCTGCGCCCCGCCGTGGGGGCCAGTCTGCTCGATCTGCTGTCCGGCCATCCCGAGCAGAGAGCCGCCGCGCAGGCGGTCTGGTCGCGCGCCCTCGCGGGCGAGGAGTTCACCGTCGCCGAGGCGTTCGGCGATCCCGGCCGCAGGCGGCCCTCCTACGAGTTGAAGTTCACGGCGCTGCGGGACGCGCGCGGGCGCCGGATCGGCGCCTTCCAGTACGCGCAGGACATCAGCGAGCGCCTGCGTCACCAGGAACAGCTCGCGCGCGCCGAGGAATCGCTGCGCCATGCCCAGCGCATGGAGGCGGTGGGCCAGCTCACCGGCGGCGTCGCGCACGACTTCAACAACCTGCTGACGATCATCCGCTCGTCGGTCGAGTTCCTGCGCCGGCCCAACCTCGCCGAGGAGCGCCGCGCCCGCTACCTGGAGGCGGTCTCCGACACGGTCGACCGCGCCGCCCGGCTGACGAGCCAGCTCCTGGCCTTCGCCCGTCGCCAGCCGCTCGCCCCCGAGGTGTTCGACGTCGGCGCGCGGCTGAGCGGCGTGGCCGACATGCTGAACGCCGTGACGGGCGCGCGCGTCCGGATCGTGACGGAGATCTCCGACACGCGCTGCCACGTGCGGGCCGACCCGAGCCAGTTCGAGACGGCGTTGGTCAACCTCGCGGTGAACGCCCGGGACGCCATGGACGGCGCGGGCACGCTGACGCTCCGGCTGACCTGCGGCAGTGCCTTGCCGCCGATCCGCGGCCATGCCGGCGCACCCGGGCCCTTCGCCGCCGTCGCGGTGACGGACGAGGGGCCGGGCGTCGCGCCGGACCTGCTCGGACGGATCTTCGAGCCCTTCTTCACCACCAAGGCCGTCGGCAAGGGTACGGGGCTCGGCCTCTCCCAGGTCATCGGCTTCACCAAGCAGTCGGGCGGCGACGTCGAGGTCGTGAGCCATGTCGGTCGCGGGGCGACCTTCACGCTCTACCTGCCGGAGGTCGACCCGCCGCCGCCCGCGACCGACGACGAGGCCGTCAGGGACGCGCCGACGAGCGAGGAGCGCGCGCTCTGCGTGCTGGTCGTGGAGGACAATCTCGAGGTCGGGCGCTTCTGCACGCAGCTCCTGGAAGATCTCGGCCACGCGACCGTCTGGGCCCACAACGCCGAGGCGGCGCTCGCCGAGATGGAGAAGGTGCCGTTCCGGTTCGACGCCGTCTTCTCGGACGTGGTGATGCCCGGGATGGGCGGCGTCGAGCTCGCGCGCCGGCTGCGCGCCGACCATCCCGAGCTGCCAGTCATTCTGACCACCGGCTACAGCGACGCGCTCGCCCGGGACGACGCGCACGGATTCGAACTCGTGCGCAAACCTTACTCGGCCGAGCAGGTCGCGCGGGCCCTGCGCGAGGTCCTGGCCCGGCGCCGTTCAGGGTCGATCAACCGGTCCGGGGTCCGGGAGCGCGCCCGGTAG
- a CDS encoding PAS domain S-box protein: MDLSRTREDEAARLRALDNYRLLDTPREQDFDEIAEAAAELCETPIAVVNLVGDGRQFFKAEVGLGVRETPLDTSFCRQAILQEDFLYVPDAARDPRFQGNPLVTGEPGLRFYAGALLKTAEGHPIGTVCVLDTKPHQLTDRQRAGLLRLARQTMAQMELRRSLREQAEQRLLHARILDSATDYAIVAMDPGGRVTRWNAGAERILGWSEAEMLGGTIGVIFTPEDRAADRPTLEMERSLESGSAPDERWQLRKDGSRFWASGEMMPLKSEDGALVGFVKILRDRTEQRAADAALEASELRYRSLVEVSPQIVWFADAEGSVTYCNAYWYDYTGLPAGETGERSWMSVIHPDYREETRAAWLAAAGAGRLYEVEFPLRGADGQYRWFLSRAHPVRDGDGERRSWIGTTIDIHERKLAEERFQVLTELAPAMIWFGNPDGSLSYFNDRWYAYTGQTPEQALPMGWDRPVHPDDLPSLLQAWETARSREVVYDTEARLRRHDGVYRWFLIRAEPLKDASGAVVGWLGSNSDIHDRRRAELELREAREQLALAVEATGTGIFDYDLVADVLTWDARTRALFGLPPDAPVSYDVFLAGLHPDDRAWVDAAVRRAIDPAGPGTYDIAFRVVGLLDGVERWVAAKGQAFVAEGRTVRFIGTTRDVTESRRAENALREAEERYRLAARATNDAIWDWDLASDHILWNEAVQTLFGYTADGVGASGAWWKAQIHPEDRARVTAGIYAVIDDSIEHWTEEYRFRKADGGYAYVLDRGYVLRDAAGQAVRMIGAMLDITERKRAEEHQRLLTGELQHRVKNTLAMVQAVANQTFRNAADLDAARDAFSARLILLGRAHDILTRASWTEAPIADVVDGALAVHQGGAGTRIRVSGPGVLLAAKPALALALALHELATNAAKYGALSTAEGGVDLRWHVVHEAAEPRFCLTWSEMGGPPILAPPARRGFGSRLIERSFSAEVGGEVRLTFAPTGLICRLEAPLAAMQEAPSAAA; this comes from the coding sequence ATGGACCTCTCCCGCACACGCGAGGACGAAGCGGCACGCCTGCGCGCCCTCGACAATTACCGCCTGCTCGACACGCCGCGTGAGCAGGATTTCGACGAGATTGCCGAGGCGGCCGCCGAGCTGTGCGAGACCCCCATCGCGGTGGTCAACCTGGTCGGGGACGGGCGGCAGTTCTTCAAGGCCGAGGTCGGCCTGGGTGTCCGGGAGACGCCCCTCGACACGTCGTTCTGTCGGCAGGCTATCCTGCAGGAGGATTTCCTCTACGTGCCCGACGCGGCGCGGGACCCGCGCTTCCAGGGCAACCCGCTCGTCACGGGGGAGCCGGGGCTGCGCTTCTACGCCGGAGCCCTGCTGAAGACCGCCGAGGGTCATCCGATCGGCACCGTCTGCGTCCTCGACACCAAGCCGCATCAGCTCACCGACCGGCAGCGCGCGGGCCTGCTCCGCCTCGCCCGCCAGACGATGGCGCAGATGGAGCTGCGCCGCTCCCTGCGCGAGCAGGCCGAGCAGCGCCTGCTGCACGCGCGCATCCTCGACAGCGCCACGGACTACGCCATCGTGGCGATGGACCCCGGAGGCCGCGTCACCCGCTGGAACGCGGGTGCCGAGCGCATCCTGGGCTGGTCGGAAGCCGAGATGCTGGGTGGCACGATCGGGGTGATCTTCACGCCCGAGGATCGCGCGGCCGATCGTCCGACGCTCGAGATGGAGCGGTCGCTCGAGTCGGGCAGCGCGCCGGACGAGCGCTGGCAGCTGCGCAAGGACGGCAGCCGCTTCTGGGCCAGCGGCGAGATGATGCCGCTGAAGTCCGAGGACGGCGCCCTCGTGGGATTCGTCAAGATCCTGCGCGACCGCACCGAGCAGCGCGCGGCCGACGCCGCCCTGGAAGCCAGTGAGCTGCGCTACCGCTCCCTCGTCGAGGTCAGCCCGCAGATCGTCTGGTTCGCCGACGCGGAGGGCAGCGTCACCTACTGCAACGCCTACTGGTACGATTACACCGGCCTACCCGCCGGCGAGACCGGCGAGCGGAGCTGGATGAGCGTCATCCATCCCGATTACCGGGAAGAGACGCGGGCGGCGTGGCTCGCTGCGGCCGGCGCGGGGCGCCTCTACGAGGTTGAGTTTCCCCTGCGGGGCGCGGACGGGCAGTACCGCTGGTTCCTGTCCCGCGCGCACCCCGTCCGCGACGGAGACGGCGAGCGCCGGAGCTGGATCGGCACGACCATCGATATCCACGAGCGCAAGCTGGCGGAGGAGCGCTTCCAGGTCCTGACCGAGCTGGCCCCGGCGATGATCTGGTTCGGCAACCCGGACGGCAGCCTCAGCTACTTCAACGACCGGTGGTACGCCTACACTGGGCAGACCCCAGAGCAGGCACTGCCGATGGGCTGGGACCGGCCGGTCCATCCGGACGACCTCCCGAGCCTGCTCCAGGCCTGGGAGACGGCGCGGAGCCGGGAGGTGGTGTACGACACCGAGGCCCGGCTGCGCCGCCACGACGGCGTCTACCGCTGGTTCCTCATCCGGGCCGAGCCCCTGAAGGACGCGAGCGGCGCGGTCGTGGGTTGGCTCGGCAGCAACAGCGATATCCATGACCGGCGCCGCGCCGAACTGGAGCTGCGCGAGGCCAGGGAGCAGCTCGCCTTGGCCGTCGAGGCGACCGGAACCGGGATCTTCGACTACGATCTCGTCGCCGACGTCCTGACCTGGGACGCGCGCACCCGCGCCCTGTTCGGCCTGCCGCCCGACGCGCCCGTGAGCTACGACGTCTTCCTGGCCGGGCTCCACCCGGATGACCGGGCCTGGGTCGACGCGGCGGTCCGGCGCGCGATCGACCCGGCCGGTCCCGGCACCTACGACATCGCCTTCCGCGTCGTCGGATTGCTGGACGGGGTCGAGCGCTGGGTCGCCGCGAAGGGGCAGGCCTTCGTGGCGGAGGGCCGGACGGTGCGCTTCATCGGCACCACGCGCGACGTCACCGAGAGCCGGCGCGCCGAGAACGCCCTGCGCGAGGCGGAGGAGCGCTATCGTCTGGCGGCCCGGGCGACCAACGACGCGATCTGGGATTGGGATCTGGCGAGCGACCACATCCTCTGGAACGAGGCCGTGCAGACCCTGTTCGGCTACACGGCCGACGGGGTCGGCGCGAGCGGAGCGTGGTGGAAGGCGCAGATCCATCCCGAGGACCGGGCGCGTGTGACCGCCGGCATCTACGCCGTGATCGACGACAGCATCGAGCACTGGACCGAGGAGTACCGCTTCCGGAAAGCGGATGGCGGCTACGCCTACGTCCTCGACCGCGGCTACGTGCTCCGCGACGCGGCCGGGCAGGCCGTGCGGATGATCGGCGCCATGCTCGACATCACCGAGCGCAAGCGCGCCGAGGAGCACCAGCGCTTGCTCACCGGTGAGTTGCAGCACCGGGTCAAGAACACGCTGGCGATGGTCCAGGCCGTCGCCAACCAGACGTTCCGCAACGCCGCCGACCTGGACGCGGCCCGGGACGCGTTCTCGGCGCGCCTGATCCTGCTGGGCCGGGCGCACGACATCCTGACCCGGGCGAGCTGGACGGAGGCACCCATTGCCGACGTGGTGGACGGCGCCCTCGCCGTGCATCAGGGCGGCGCCGGGACGCGCATCCGCGTGAGCGGGCCCGGCGTGCTCCTCGCCGCCAAGCCGGCGCTCGCTCTCGCGCTGGCGCTGCACGAACTCGCCACCAACGCCGCCAAGTACGGGGCGCTCTCGACCGCGGAGGGCGGCGTCGACCTGCGCTGGCACGTGGTGCACGAGGCCGCCGAGCCGCGCTTCTGCCTGACATGGTCGGAGATGGGCGGGCCGCCGATCCTCGCGCCCCCCGCGCGGCGGGGCTTCGGCTCGCGGCTGATCGAGCGCAGCTTCTCCGCCGAGGTCGGCGGCGAGGTCAGGCTCACGTTCGCGCCGACCGGCCTGATCTGCCGGCTCGAAGCCCCCCTCGCCGCGATGCAGGAAGCGCCGAGCGCCGCGGCCTGA
- a CDS encoding NAD(P)H-hydrate dehydratase, which translates to MKGAATWIVEPQGGRLLYAGGGIGLATSGSGDVVANLIVGLLSRGLPPTSAALRGVFLHGEAGRRLPGSVGQVGFLARNCRASRQA; encoded by the coding sequence ATGAAGGGAGCGGCCACGTGGATCGTGGAGCCGCAGGGCGGGCGCTTGCTCTACGCCGGCGGCGGTATCGGCCTCGCGACATCGGGGTCGGGCGACGTTGTGGCCAACCTCATCGTCGGGCTCCTCTCCCGCGGCCTGCCGCCGACGTCCGCCGCGCTTCGGGGCGTGTTCCTGCACGGCGAAGCGGGCCGGCGCCTCCCCGGCTCGGTCGGCCAGGTCGGCTTTCTGGCCCGCAATTGCCGGGCGTCGCGCCAAGCCTGA